In Halobaculum magnesiiphilum, the following proteins share a genomic window:
- a CDS encoding ArsR family transcriptional regulator has translation MRRSATWMTLWDDRLLEIIRNEGSGSPTELSESDYIRVSPQHVSRRLSTLADHGLLTHLGNGVYVITEEGNRYLDGDLDAEELSDSGEENGTAAA, from the coding sequence ATGCGGCGATCTGCTACGTGGATGACTCTCTGGGATGATCGACTCCTCGAAATAATCCGGAATGAGGGGTCCGGATCCCCTACAGAGCTATCTGAATCTGATTACATCCGAGTCTCTCCGCAGCACGTCTCTCGGCGTCTTTCGACGCTCGCGGATCACGGGCTTCTGACTCACCTCGGGAACGGAGTATACGTCATCACCGAGGAAGGGAACCGCTATCTCGACGGTGACCTTGATGCTGAGGAACTGAGCGACTCGGGTGAAGAAAACGGTACCGCAGCCGCGTGA
- a CDS encoding tyrosine-type recombinase/integrase — protein MYLQSREPEVSVKTLQNHRYRLSHFVAWCREEEIENLNRLTGRMLHQYRTWRAEQVKRVTLVNELRTVQQFLGFAASIDGVEEGMRERVRIPPLDPEEEARDVRLETERAQEILTHMERYEYASRDHVIMLLLWHSGIRLGTLRSIDVDDYDSDGRCIDIRHRPESETPLKNGDAAERAISVSEHYCKVLDDYIEHNRHNVRDDYGRRPLISSQHGRLSSAPIRQAVYQWTLPCTIGSCPHDQDPETCEWAVRDSRAGCPSSRSPHAIRRGAITHQLRNHVPQNVVEERSNVSGEVLEQHYDQRTEREKMEVRREFLDALDSDTEGTR, from the coding sequence ATGTACTTGCAGAGCCGCGAGCCCGAGGTCTCCGTGAAGACGCTGCAGAACCACCGGTACCGACTCAGCCACTTCGTCGCGTGGTGTCGCGAGGAGGAGATCGAGAACCTCAACCGCCTCACGGGGCGGATGCTCCACCAGTATCGGACGTGGCGCGCCGAGCAGGTGAAACGCGTCACGCTCGTCAACGAGCTGCGGACGGTGCAGCAGTTCCTCGGGTTCGCGGCGTCGATCGACGGCGTCGAGGAGGGGATGCGCGAGCGCGTCCGTATCCCGCCGCTCGATCCGGAGGAGGAGGCGCGCGATGTCCGGCTCGAAACTGAGCGCGCCCAGGAGATCCTCACGCACATGGAGCGGTACGAGTACGCCAGCCGCGACCACGTCATCATGCTGCTGCTGTGGCACAGCGGGATCCGGCTGGGGACGCTCCGGTCTATCGACGTTGACGACTACGATTCGGACGGCCGGTGCATCGACATCCGGCATCGTCCGGAGTCCGAGACGCCGCTGAAGAACGGCGATGCGGCCGAGCGGGCGATCTCGGTGTCTGAGCACTACTGCAAGGTGCTCGACGATTACATCGAGCACAACCGGCACAACGTCCGCGACGACTACGGTCGCCGACCGCTCATTTCGAGCCAACACGGCCGGCTTTCGTCGGCGCCGATCCGACAGGCGGTGTATCAGTGGACGCTACCGTGCACGATCGGCTCGTGCCCACACGACCAAGACCCGGAGACGTGCGAGTGGGCCGTTCGCGATTCGAGGGCGGGGTGTCCGTCCTCGCGGTCGCCGCACGCGATCCGCCGCGGCGCGATCACGCACCAACTGCGGAACCACGTTCCCCAGAACGTCGTTGAGGAGCGGAGCAACGTCTCCGGCGAGGTGCTGGAGCAACACTACGATCAGCGCACCGAGCGCGAGAAGATGGAGGTGCGTCGTGAGTTCCTCGACGCCCTCGACAGCGATACGGAGGGTACCCGATGA
- a CDS encoding type IV pilin, which yields MNFNALFDDDRAVSPVIGVILMVAITVILAAVIGSFVLGLGNSVQQTAPNANFQFNYNDTDGVAATHTGGDSIPESQLNVTTGEQTTSDWSGSGDVSAGDNSSYIVYGTDDTVRVIWTSENGDTTQTLAQESTP from the coding sequence ATGAACTTCAACGCACTCTTCGACGACGACCGTGCAGTCAGCCCGGTGATCGGTGTGATCCTGATGGTGGCGATCACGGTGATCCTCGCGGCTGTCATCGGTTCGTTCGTCTTAGGTCTGGGGAACAGCGTGCAGCAAACGGCACCGAACGCGAACTTCCAGTTCAATTACAATGATACCGATGGAGTTGCAGCCACTCACACCGGCGGCGACTCGATTCCGGAGAGTCAGCTAAACGTAACGACTGGTGAACAGACTACCAGCGACTGGAGCGGAAGTGGCGATGTCTCCGCTGGAGACAACTCCAGTTACATCGTTTATGGAACCGATGACACCGTTCGCGTGATCTGGACCTCGGAGAACGGCGACACGACCCAGACGCTCGCGCAGGAGTCGACGCCCTGA